One Ranitomeya imitator isolate aRanImi1 chromosome 1, aRanImi1.pri, whole genome shotgun sequence DNA window includes the following coding sequences:
- the LOC138638742 gene encoding uncharacterized protein yields the protein MKPQKCHLFRTEIEYLGDVVSADGVRPSQEKITAVKEWPTPKTVKDVCAFLGLTGYFRRFEKDFTRLANPLQELVRGVPYCDKNRNIQWGNHQEEVFLALKKALTEAPMLAYTDFTQPLILHTDGSL from the coding sequence atgaaaccccagaaatgtcacctcttccgtacTGAGATTGAATATTTGGGAGACGTTGTCTCCGCTGAtggggtgaggccttcccaggagaagatcaCTGCAGTAaaagagtggccaactccaaaaactgtgaaagatgtgtgtgcgttcctgggactcacaggatacttcagacgcttcgaaaaagactttacccgccttgctaatccactccaggagttggTGAGGGGAGTGCCCTATTGCGACAAAAACaggaatatacagtgggggaatcATCAGGAGGAGGTATTCTTGGCTTTGAAGAAAGCTTTGACGGAGGCCCCCATGCTGGCCTACACCGACTTCACGCAACCGTTaatcttgcacactgatgggagcctgtag